A single genomic interval of Armigeres subalbatus isolate Guangzhou_Male chromosome 1, GZ_Asu_2, whole genome shotgun sequence harbors:
- the LOC134214012 gene encoding proton-coupled amino acid transporter-like protein CG1139 yields the protein MAPNQRDLETASLLLAVDNDNNNRGKDRKVNYVDRLKPSALEAALQKNIKFYGSMTNQWQKLTRYDPLQHRKLENPTSNFDTLTHMLNGNLGPGILAMPNAFKNAGLYVGLLGTMAMGVICTHSMHILVNVSRELCQRYQVPVMSYSEVGQYAVESGPRCFQPLARLIGLLINCFLIIMQLGFCCVYFLFVAVNLNDFLEYISIKTDVFTTLACLLLPCIALNMIRSLKYLTPTSIITSSLAISGLTISFLFLLKDLPRSTSVAPVTSWSTLPLYFGTVMYAFEGIGVILPLENNMKTPKDFCRWNGVLNTGMTIVVCLYAAVGFYGYLKYGDETQGSVTLNLPSHLFLAELVRLLMAVAVFSSYALQFYVPINIISPVVRRQFGSRNAQDCSEYILRVVLVLLTFTMAAIIPNLGLFISLVGAVSTSTLALIFPPLLEMATYWPSRKYGKWNWILWKDLIMVAFGLSGFLVGTSMSVVEIVTEWK from the exons ATGGCACCGAATCAGCGCGACCTCGAGACGGCCTCGCTGCTGCTCGCAGTCGATAACGATAACAACAATAGGGGCAAAGATCGCAAGGTCAACTACGTGGATCGCTTGAAGCCATCTGCGTTGGAGGCAGCGCTacagaaaaacataaaattCTACGGATCGATGACTAATCAATGGCAAAAGTTGACCCGCTACGATCCGCTCCAGCACCGAAAGTTGGAAAACCCCACATCGAACTTCGACACTTTGACGCACATGTTGAATGGGAATCTTGGCCCGGGAATTCTCGCAATGCCCAATGCCTTCAAAAACGCTGGACTTTATGTCGGATTGTTAGGGACGATGGCCATGGGGGTGATCTGCACCCACAGTATGCATATATTAGTGAATGTGTCGCGTGAACTCTGTCAACGGTACCAAGTTCCAGTTATGTCATATTCCGAGGTAGGCCAATACGCAGTGGAATCCGGTCCGCGCTGCTTCCAGCCATTGGCTCGTCTCATCGGGCTGCTCATCAACTGTTTCCTCATCATCATGCAGCTTGGATTTTGCTGTGTGTATTTTCTTTTCGTGGCTGTCAATCTCAACGACTTCCTCGAGTACATCTCCATCAAAACGGACGTTTTCACCACACTCGCGTGCCTACTGTTGCCCTGCATAGCGCTCAACATGATTCGAAGTTTAAAGTATCTGACGCCTACTTCGATTATAACTTCGTCCCTGGCTATCTCCGGTTTGACGATCTCGTTCTTGTTCCTGCTGAAGGATCTGCCGCGTAGCACATCGGTGGCGCCAGTGACGAGCTGGAGCACACTTCCCCTGTATTTTGGGACGGTCATGTACGCTTTCGAAGGAATCGGAGTGATTTTGCCACTGGAGAACAACATGAAAACGCCGAAAGATTTCTGCCGGTGGAACGGTGTGCTGAACACCGGAATGACGATCGTAGTGTGCTTGTACGCGGCCGTTGGTTTCTATGGTTATCTCAAGTACGGCGACGAGACGCAAGGCAGCGTGACGCTGAATCTGCCGAGTCATTTGTT TTTGGCAGAGCTGGTGCGCTTGCTGATGGCGGTGGCCGTGTTTTCCTCTTACGCCCTGCAGTTCTACGTGCCTATTAACATTATCAGCCCGGTAGTCCGGCGACAGTTTGGATCCAGAAACGCACAGGACTGCTCGGAGTACATCCTACGAGTGGTGCTGGTGCTGCTGACCTTCACCATGGCGGCTATCATTCCCAACTTGGGTCTGTTCATATCGCTGGTGGGAGCCGTGAGTACGTCGACGCTGGCGCTGATTTTCCCACCACTGCTGGAAATGGCAACGTATTGGCCCAGCCGGAAGTACGGAAAGTGGAACTGGATCCTGTGGAAGGATTTGATAATGGTGGCGTTTGGGCTGAGCGGCTTCCTGGTTGGAACCAGTATGAGTGTGGTTGAGATTGTGACAGAGTGGAAGTAG